The Pagrus major chromosome 5, Pma_NU_1.0 genomic sequence CCTCCTGCCTTTCCAGGTGATAGCGGTCTGGCTGATTATGAATAACCAATAAAAGGGGGTAAGGTAGATATTTAGTGTTATATTTGACTCTAAAAAAGTCAGTGGCTGTTCACCTCTATACAATCGGCTTTCCAATataaggtttaaaaaaacaatctacaCTAATCCAGTAAATCATTCATTGTTTCTGCTCTTGATTcaaatgtttctcttttccAACCCTCTCCAGGCAGCGTCTGCAAGGACAGTTAACGGTCACCTCACCTCCACCGCTGCCACCATCGCAGCAGCTCTGGGAATCAAGTCTCTTCTCTTCCTCGGTGACACTCCAGTAGccgtttttttttccactgaccTCAAGCTCCCTCCTTCCCAAGGTGGATCGTGGGAGCAAATACAAACTTTTTAGAGCAACTAGCCGTCCGTCTGGACTGTGGAGCAGTCCAATTTTGACGTCTGACCCTCGGGTGGGTGCAGCAGGTCTCACAGACATGCAGTCGCAGTGTAAACACAATACTATGAAGTACTTTACCGGTACTGTTGTGTGTGAACAGTACTTCCTGGGATcatgttactgtacatttgttgaaatatttgtttgtatgtgtgataTACACCAGTGAAGATTTGGCTCATGAGGGAGTTTGTGCTCAATGTGACTCTTCACATAAACACCTTCTGCTCTGTATTGGTACAAACAGCTGAAGAACAATACAGAGAGAATTTGTGAGTCAGTAGTAGCTGCATGGACATTCAATGCTTTATGGTTTTTAGCATGGAGTCCAAATGATGTCAATAACTCACTTATTAAGTGGACTAACAAGAGTTTAAACGTGACTGATTTCATCTAGTGTCCAAACTCCTAATTTGCTATTACATGTTAGTAGTAGAGGTTCTGTAGTTGTAGTCCAGTAGTTACTGTGCTACAGTCGGTAGACATTGAAAAAGTGTTTGCACTTGTCCTTAACATGCCTTATGACTTCACTGCAGAGTGAGAGAAACccaaaccacaaacacacttccTGAATTATGCTTTAAAACTTGAACTGTGTATGCTATAGTATCTGATTTTGACCCTTATTTGGTCATTTTCATTCCTTTTAGGTCTGTGTGAAGAGGTCAAAGTCAGTTCTGCCCACCAAACTCAAACAGACATAACTATCCTAACAGAAGTTCATCTCATACATTATGTTAAAAACATGTCATTACTACGTATAGCTGCACAGTTAAATCCTAATGAATGCAGTTACAATATTGTACTTGAACACAACATCTTGGATCTGCTGCAGTGATAATTGTGTTAAGAAAAGTGTCTAATTTCAGTGTTATTTGAAGGATTAGTTCAACACTTTGGGTAGTGTTTATTTGCCTTGTTGTTGAGCTAGACCACAAGATACCACTCTTGGTAAATATGGAGCTACAGCTGGCAGCTGATCAGTGTAGCTTTGCATAAAGAATGACAACAGGCGGAAACAGCAAGCCTGGTAACAAAATCTGTCTACCGGCACCTCTTAAGCTCACAAATTACTGTGTTGTATCTttgttgtttaatctgtactaaAACCAAAGTTTAAAACTGACAAGTTGTGGCTTTAATGGGGATATGTGCTGAACTATTTCTTGATCGGGACCATTAACTTCCTGAAGTCTCCACTGGTACAGACATACAAGTGATAATAATCTTCTCAcctaactcttggcaagaaataaaaaaattcttctCACAATGTCAAACCATCTCTTACAGATCTAAGAAATTACGGAAAATTGTACCgtaaaaacaaaatttaactGTACAGCCATACTCTGCAACATCTCCAACACATTgtactgtgaaagaaaaaagtcaaatccaATCGATGTTGGCATTTTTTCAGTGACGACTCAAACTCGAAGGATGTTGAAAACagtattattgtatttattttatgtttatttgcaATGTCAACTCCAAAAAGCGATTACATGTGCTTTTTTGTTACAAAATGCTCTTATAGATCTGTTCTCTTTATAGAAAATAGTGTGTGCATGGCAACATCTAGGAGGCTTCTCCACAGCTAGTGTGAGAGATGCGAGGCCTCTCTGTACAGCACGTGCTTCCAAAACACATCAGCATCACTATGAGATGGTCAtagagttgattttttttttttactagacTTATTTGTTATAATTTTACAAAGGCTGGACAACAGTGGTGTGAACTGGGTGGATGACATTGCATGCATGCACTTGAACGTTACATGCAAGCAGCTTTCACACAAGCTTCTCGTACAGGACGAGAGGTGAGAGCAACACAGTCTGCCACTGATGTCCAGACTTGATCACCGGGTCAGTAAATTGTTCTCCCAGCTACAGAAGGGACCACAGTCTCTCCAAAACGCTGGATGTCGCTTCCTTTTATTCCTATGTTGTCTATTTCATAATGATGATGTCAAAGATCAATCACTCTGGATCTTAATAAACTGATTTGTTACTTGGCAAAAATGAAGGTCTTATTCTTTGTCCTCGGTCTCTGGCTCACACTCGGGACTTTGGTATTTAATGAGctataaaagaaaatcatttggGCCAAAGAGCTGAACGTCCTTTAGGCTCAAACACTAAAAGAAGATGTTCATATTCTCAAACATTTCAGCAAGCTGCTTGGCAACTTCTGATCACAAGAGGCCAAAATGTGGCCAAAGAAAGTCGGTAAACTAAAGCAACTTTTCAACCTTTCATCTGTCAGCAACTGAAAAACCTTCTGTGGCTTTCCCTTTGAGCAAAGACAGCGACTTCATGGCTAAGGTGTGATTGTGGGGACACATTGTGGGTACTACATTCACAACTTTTAACCCAGAACAACAATTAGGCCCCAGTTTCTCTTTCCCTTCACTGACTCACACCTCAGTCGCCTCCCTGCCGTCCATCCTGCCCTCCTATCATCTGTCTGTTTGGTTCCAGCAGCAGGTCGTCATCACAGGGGTCAGGAAGGGATCATGCCTTTGTTCCTCTTGCGGTCGGCCATTGTGCGCCGGTTGTGGTTTGACGTGCGGCTCTTATTGGCCTCCTTTTTGCGTCGGTCCAGGAATGTCTCCATGGTTTGTCCTTGGCCTTTGGGTTTGCCCACCACGTTACTGGTACGCTCCGGTCGGAAACTGGAAGAGAAGGATGAAGGTAGGTCAACAGAGGTTTTATCAGGGCTTAAGTGTGAGACAGGGCGGTGTTAAGCATGTTTAAAAGGAACATTTTagcaagatgtttttttttcttcggaAATTTCTCTGACTTAATCATTTGATAGtcaactttatttatgttataCATTTGTATGAAACAAATCCCATAATTTTCTCAGAGCTTTACAATCTGAACTAAATACAATACTTTCTAtccagaggaggaaaaacatctttacGAAGAGAAAAAAGggtagaaaagaagaaaatcctTGGAGGGAAACTTTGGAGAGCGAGTTGACAAAGTGAATCGACCTTACCCTTTCCTTTGCTGCGTGGTGGCTCTCCTAGCTTCAGCCCTCTCCCTCAGCAGAGCCGGGTCCTGCACAAACTGGTCCCTGTTAACGTTATTCTGAAATAAGATGGattcacatgtaaacacacagttcGAAAGTcacaaaagaaaggaaataacaaaacatacaaatgtgGTGACGACACATTTGCAGCTAAATATCTAATTTCAAGAGACTAAAACATTTAGGAatataaagcaaaaatatacatttgacGTTAGGAATAAAATACCGGTAaagtctcctcctcctcttcgtcttcaccctcctcatcatcctgtgctttgtttccttttctcagtaCCTGTGGGACCGTGAACGGCCTGtagaaaaatcacaaagtgaATTTGACTGCAACCTATTTCCAATTTAGAAAGCATCCTGTCAAAATTAAAAGGTGCTTTTTAGATTTTTGACTCTGTATCTACTCCATTGTGACCAAAAAACAACTCTACATTACCTTCTGTTGAGTAAACTGTCTCCATCAAGGTCATTAGCTCCCACTTGGTTCATGTCGTAGGTGTCGTCGTACTCATCGTCGTAATCATCCAGGCCGTAGGTTTCTGCACTTTCACCAGGTTCGATGACGACCTCATCCACCACCGTCTCGTAGGCCTGATAACGAGCTCTTTGCTCCGCTACATGCTGCTTGTCGTTTAGCATCTCTCGAGCGCTCTCGCCTTTCCTGCAAGAGTGAGAAAACACAACTAGATGAACTTGACCTCAGGCAGTCTGAGTTTTTAAGTGCAGCCTTACAAAAAGAGGCAGTAACGTCTGGGTCAGGTAAAAGGCTCAGTATAAATTAGcagttttaattattcaaattaCTACATATATAAGGAGTACAGGGATTTTTAACTTTTGATTAGCCAGCGTCTCACCTCCTGCCCTTCCAGATACGGGACATGTCCACCTTGTCCCTGCGGAAGACGTCAAACTCGTCATCATCAAACACGTTGGATCTGCTGTCCACAACATTTGGAAGCGCCTCCTTCACTGGCCTGAAAGGACAGAAGCGGATCGAGGTCAAACACGACAAATATTCTGAACTCTTCAACTATTTTTGGAtttctacagtatattgtaAACAAGCATCAACAACACTCTTGATTATGGATTAActgaatatataattaataaagctaaaaagccaaacattcacacattttagCTTCTGAAGTGAGAGAAAGTGCTGCTTTTCTccatttcatatatttattcaattaatgtatttgtaaaatggctttctttgagttttggacttgTAGTCAgccaaaacaaactgttttaaagCGTCACGTTGTGCTCTGGGTTACTGGGAAAGCCATTATTAAATTTTTCTTTGAACAATTAGTACATACTAAACAGTAATCTATCAGTAAATCCATAAAGATAATAATCATTATATAGCAGCCATTTAGCAGATACTGCTAATCATGCACATTGTACTGATTATATtagaatacatttattatacATTACAAAGAGGCTAACATACTCAAATACTGATCCTTAAAATCTAACACAAACCTTCTTTTGGTTTTGAACAACATATGACAATCTCAGCAGCATGACCCACATGGTAGAAACATGTTAGATGTAAAGGCCGTCCCAGTGTGTGGTGTTACCTTGGCATGGCTCGGTCCAGTATGTCCAGGTTGGGGGCCAAGCGGTCCTCCAGGATGTTGTTGATGACCAGCTCTGAGTTGTAGTCGTACTCTTGCAGGCAGGCCAGCAGGAAGCCTTCGCCCAAATCAGGCAGCAGGTCCCTGATACACGACAGCAGAGACTCCAGCTCCGCCTCGCTCACCGGACACACTGCACcctgatgacacacagacaatCGCGAATATAAGAAAATACACTAAGTCAGGTCGGGTCATCGCTCTGTTTTTCCCCCCAGATTTGTAGCCATTTAGAAATCCAGACTTTTATCATGCAGCTGCAATTAATGGCTATTTATTTCTACACTGTAATACACTGAAACTCCACTTTAACTTGtatttttaatcactttttgcTTCGTGTTTGAAAAATGCTCCACAAAGAAACTTGCCTGAATTACACACCAGTGCTCACAGTGGTCCCATTTGTTTTATTCCTTTAATCAATTTTGTCTCCTCGCCTAATAGCAACTTAAATTACTTGTTTGCTTGTTTAATTTCGTTCTGAATTAAAACCAAGTCTGCAGCTATCTTGATGACCGAATAATAGTTTAAGATAACATTTTCCTCCTTTAGCTTCTCAAATATCAGGATGCTTTTATGCTGTTGACGCTTTTCATTGTCATATATGATAGTTGACTGAATTTCATGGGTTTTTGGACTGTAGCTCATATaataagacatttgaagacatcaccttgtGCTGTAGGGATCAagtttttcactattttgtgaTTTATGGACAAACGATGAATCAAGGAAGCAATGGTATAACAATTCTTGAGATATTACATTAACTGTGAACACTCCTTAAGATGGTTACCGGTGATGATGAAGTACTAAGCTGTAATAATAACACAACTCACATTGTTTCCTTTCAGGGGAACATCCAACATGGCCTCTGCTCCCCTCATGCtgtttccttctcctccctctgcatCTCTGTCCTCCTGAAGTCTAAAGCCAGCACCGCCCGCTGCTCCCTGATAGGCTGAAGCTGACGGTATTTTGTGCTGAATCTGGCTCTGTGGTTTCCGTCGTCCCACACTTTCCCAGGCACTCTCCACCCCCTGGAGCAGGTAGGACATCCGGGTCTCATCACTGGGAGAAGCGGGCAGTCAAGGAAATGAAATAACCTGAGGCAACTAGCTGTTAAATCAATGAGGGCTGCACCTAGTGACTGATAttgttattgattaatctgctcaTTGTTTTGTGAATTAATCTATTAACCatttagtttattaaaaaaaggaaaaaaagtgaaaaatgctcatcacaatagATGATTTGGAAATTGTAGTTCCAACCGACTTTCCCAATATTTAATTTAGTATAATGTAAGGCCAAGAAAAGCAattgaaatcttaaaaaaatctgaaattactgatttttaaaatagaTATTTGTAACTGTAAAATCAATTGCTCTGAGGTATAAAGCTGATAAGGATACATGACAGGGAGGGCCTGTTGTAGGAGGCTGACGTCGTCTGCGATGGGGAACTGCTCATCATAGTCCGACAAGAACCTGAAAggacaaagaaataaaatggcAAACCTTTTCATACACTTTGTCACCATacctaaagagaaaaaaagtgaaaaaaacaaccacatctGAGATTTAATGGGAACTAACTAAGCCTGCTTTGAAGGTGACCCCTGATCTCAACCAGTAATTTTACCTTTTCTCAGTTAAAAAAGATGTGAAATGTTGTAGGAGCTCCtctgcaaatgttagcatgttttcTCCCCTGTAAGGCAACAAATATCAGCAGAATTAATATGTGCTTCTGTAATGCTAATTCTGCCAAGATGCATTTTGAGAGTTTGGACGTCTCACCCCTCCAGGATTGGCTGTAAACAGGTGTGGTGAAGCAGCAGGTGAGCCGTCTCCACCATCTTACGACAAGAGTGGGACAACCTTTTCCACAAGTCCTCCTGAAGACTAAAGCAGAGGACATAATTCATGACTTTCATTGACTTATTCAGTACGTTGGTCTCAGTCTTTTGGCTTAACTCACCTTTTATCATCAAAGTTTCTCTTCCTAACTGCCTTCTCAAGGTCAGGCACAGCGGTCTCATAAAATGAGGTCAGTCTgccaggagagaaaacaaaatgatcttGAAAACTTTTGCAAAGGTGTGGCTCGCCATGAGCAGAGAAACCACCAGGCTACTCCATTCGTCTACCTGCTGAGGAAACTGTGGGAGTGGAAGCTGGAGCAGGCGGCAGGGAAGATGTCCAGGAAGGCatggatggtggtg encodes the following:
- the ascc2 gene encoding activating signal cointegrator 1 complex subunit 2 gives rise to the protein MACARVPLDEQQVTEPGPLGKEHTLPALHPVRKEERCFVPYKSPPEDGSPAEVEEFLEHAKFITEDLEWLLALPHDKFWCQVVFDESLQRCLDSYLHHAPRGLDPATLPSSPAVADMQRSVHRAVFLTFLRMATHKESKENFITPAVFGEIIYENFLFDIPKILDLCVLFGKGNSQLLHKMIENIFTQQPSYYSDLDETVPTVLQVFDTILGKCGLHCEGATAMEPMKLGAHKQPTAMTMSQQELVDLILYLCDSTTTIHAFLDIFPAACSSFHSHSFLSRLTSFYETAVPDLEKAVRKRNFDDKSLQEDLWKRLSHSCRKMVETAHLLLHHTCLQPILEGGENMLTFAEELLQHFTSFLTEKRFLSDYDEQFPIADDVSLLQQALPVIDETRMSYLLQGVESAWESVGRRKPQSQIQHKIPSASAYQGAAGGAGFRLQEDRDAEGGEGNSMRGAEAMLDVPLKGNNGAVCPVSEAELESLLSCIRDLLPDLGEGFLLACLQEYDYNSELVINNILEDRLAPNLDILDRAMPRPVKEALPNVVDSRSNVFDDDEFDVFRRDKVDMSRIWKGRRKGESAREMLNDKQHVAEQRARYQAYETVVDEVVIEPGESAETYGLDDYDDEYDDTYDMNQVGANDLDGDSLLNRRPFTVPQVLRKGNKAQDDEEGEDEEEEETLPNNVNRDQFVQDPALLRERAEARRATTQQRKGFRPERTSNVVGKPKGQGQTMETFLDRRKKEANKSRTSNHNRRTMADRKRNKGMIPS